Proteins from a genomic interval of Gossypium hirsutum isolate 1008001.06 chromosome A09, Gossypium_hirsutum_v2.1, whole genome shotgun sequence:
- the LOC107888481 gene encoding amino acid permease 4: MGENHRVFIDNPSLNDSQCFDDDGRLKRTGTFWTASAHIITAVIGSGVLSLAWAIAQLGWIAGPAVMLLFSIITFYTSCLLTDCYRTGDPVSGKRNYTYTQAVGSLLGGYKVKVCGFIQYVNLFGVSIGYTIAASISMMAIKRSNCFHNSGGKNPCHMSSSPYMMMFGVAEILLSQIPDFDQIWWLSILAAVMSFTYSGIGLALGIAKVIGIGTIRGSLTGISLGTVTPAQKIWRSFRALGDIAFAYSFSMILIEIQDTVKSPPAEAKTMKKATKLSIAITTAFYMLCGCMGYASFGDLAPDNLLTGFGFYNPFWLLDIANAAIVIHLVGAYQVFCQPIFTFVEKWASQRWPESKTITKELKIPMPIRGYRPYKLNLFRSVWRTAFVMLTTVISMLLPFFGDVVGILGAFGFWPLTVYFPVEMYIEQKKISKWSSRWICLKMLSMSCLMISILAGTGSIAGVIHDLKVYKPFKTTY, from the exons ATGGGCGAGAACCACCGTGTATTTATCGATAATCCTTCTCTGAACGACTCACAATGTTTCGATGATGATGGCCGCCTCAAACGAACCGGAACTTTCTGGACGGCCAGTGCACACATAATAACGGCGGTGATTGGATCGGGGGTTCTTTCGTTAGCATGGGCAATTGCTCAACTGGGTTGGATTGCAGGTCCAGCTGTAATGTTGTTGTTTTCCATTATCACATTTTACACTTCTTGCCTGCTCACCGATTGTTATCGGACCGGTGATCCTGTTTCTGGCAAGCGTAACTATACTTATACACAGGCGGTTGGCTCTCTTTTGG GTGGATACAAAGTGAAGGTTTGTGGGTTTATTCAGTATGTCAATCTTTTTGGTGTTTCCATTGGGTACACAATTGCAGCTTCAATAAGCATGAT GGCAATAAAAAGGTCTAATTGTTTCCACAATAGTGGGGGGAAGAACCCATGTCACATGTCCAGCAGCCCATACATGATGATGTTCGGAGTCGCTGAGATCTTACTTTCACAAATCCCAGATTTTGATCAAATATGGTGGCTCTCAATTCTAGCTGCTGTCATgtcctttacctattccggcatTGGTCTTGCCCTTGGAATTGCTAAAGTTATAG GTATTGGAACTATTAGGGGTAGTCTTACTGGAATAAGCCTTGGAACAGTTACACCAGCTCAAAAGATATGGAGGAGCTTCCGAGCTCTTGGTGACATTGCTTTTGCATACTCGTTTTCAATGATTCTCATTGAAATTCAG GACACAGTGAAATCCCCACCAGCAGAAGCAAAGACAATGAAGAAGGCCACTAAACTTAGCATTGCAATAACAACAGCATTCTACATGTTATGTGGGTGCATGGGCTATGCCTCCTTTGGTGACCTTGCACCTGACAATCTCCTTACTGGTTTTGGCTTCTATAACCCATTTTGGCTTCTTGATATTGCTAATGCTGCTATAGTCATCCACCTAGTGGGAGCATATCAAGTGTTTTGCCAGCCGATTTTCACCTTCGTCGAAAAATGGGCATCACAAAGATGGCCCGAAAGCAAGACCATCACCAAAGAGTTGAAGATCCCAATGCCAATCCGGGGTTATCGTCCTTACAAACTTAACCTTTTTAGATCGGTTTGGAGAACAGCGTTTGTGATGTTAACCACTGTGATATCTATGTTGCTTCCATTCTTCGGCGATGTTGTGGGGATTCTAGGGGCATTTGGATTTTGGCCTTTAACAGTTTATTTTCCAGTGGAGATGTACATTGAACAGAAGAAGATATCTAAGTGGAGTAGCAGATGGATTTGTTTGAAGATGCTAAGCATGAGTTGCTTGATGATTTCTATTCTAGCCGGAACAGGTTCAATAGCTGGTGTGATCCATGACCTTAAAGTTTATAAGCCATTCAAGACTACGTACTGA
- the LOC107888482 gene encoding ultraviolet-B receptor UVR8, whose product MAEEEMSLIDVSGAFRQVLFISAGASHSVALLSGNIICSWGRGEDGQLGHGDVEDRLSPTRLSALDGHDIISITCGADHTIAYSLSNAEVYSWGWGDFGRLGHGNSSDLFTPQPIKALHGLRIKQIACGDSHCLAVTMEGEVQSWGRNQNGQLGLGTTEDSPVPQKIKAFQGISIKMVAAGAEHTAAISKEGALYGWGWGRYGNLGLGDRNDRLVPEKVSTLNEEKMNMVACGWRHTISVSVTGGLYTYGWSKYGQLGHGDFEDHLVPYKVEALADSSIKQISGGWRHTMALTSDGKLYGWGWNKFGQVGVGDNTDICSPVQVKFPNDQKVVQVSCGWRHTLAITEEQNIFSWGRGTNGQLGHGESMDRNFPKIIEALSVEGSSGQQIESSKLDPLSGKSWVSPAERYAVVPGESGQTVNSEKGNGGDVDVPQNDAKRIRM is encoded by the exons ATGGCAGAGGAGGAAATGAGTTTGATTGACGTCAGTGGTGCATTTCGTCAGGTTCTTTTCATCTCTGCTGGTGCTAGCCATTCTGTTGCTCTTCTCT CTGGAAATATTATTTGCTCTTGGGGACGAGGAGAGGATGGACAATTAGGCCATGGGGATGTGGAGGATCGACTTTCTCCTACTCGATTGAGTGCTTTAGATGGACATGACATAATATCTATTACCTGTGGTGCTGATCATACAATTGCATATTCATTGTCAAATGCAGAAGTCTATAGTTGGGGATG GGGTGACTTTGGTAGACTTGGTCATGGAAACTCTAGTGACTTGTTCACTCCTCAACCAATAAAAGCATTACATGGTCTGAGGATCAAACAAATTGCTTGTGGTGACAGCCATTGTTTGGCTGTGACAATGGAAGGCGAGGTGCAAAG TTGGGGAAGAAATCAAAATGGTCAACTTGGTCTTGGAACTACTGAAGACTCTCCAGTGCCTCAAAAGATTAAAGCCTTTCAG GGTATTTCTATCAAAATGGTTGCTGCTGGTGCTGAGCATACTGCAGCTATTTCAAAAGAGGGTGCCCTCTATGGATGGGGTTGGGGGCGATATGGTAACTTAGGCTTAGGTGACAGAAATGATCGCTTAGTTCCTGAGAAGGTTTCTACTCTCAAT GAAGAGAAGATGAATATGGTTGCTTGTGGATGGCGGCATACCATATCAGTCTCTGTTACTGGTGGATTATACACTTATGGCTGGAGCAAGTATGGTCAACTAGGACATGGGGACTTCGAGGATCATCTTGTTCCTTACAAGGTGGAAGCTTTAGCCGACAGTTCTATTAAACAG ATATCAGGTGGATGGAGACATACAATGGCACTCACATCTGATGGAAAACTCTACGGCTGGGGATGGAACAag TTTGGACAGGTTGGGGTTGGTGACAATACCGACATTTGCTCTCCAGTGCAAGTTAAATTTCCAAATGATCAG AAAGTAGTTCAGGTTTCGTGTGGATGGAGGCATACACTTGCTATTACCGAAGAGCAAAACATCTTCTCCTGGGGTAGGGGTACAAATGGACAGCTTGGACATGGAGAATCTATGGACCG GAATTTTCCAAAGATCATAGAAGCCTTGAGTGTTGAAGGTTCCAGTGGGCAACAGATAGAATCTTCAAAGCTTGACCCATTGTCAG GTAAATCTTGGGTTTCTCCAGCGGAGCGATATGCAGTTGTCCCTGGTGAAAGT GGACAAACAGTTAACTCAGAAAAGGGCAATGGTGGTGACGTGGACGTCCCTCAGAATGATGCGAAACGTATTCGGATGTGA